The following are encoded together in the Proteiniphilum saccharofermentans genome:
- a CDS encoding SusC/RagA family TonB-linked outer membrane protein → MTNVSLFYRNRRLSLILKKGIYVFLILLLCSFSTYGQETIRGTVVDKENHPLPGVAVAIKSTTIGTATDIDGNFSFTTDQSLPLTLTINLLGYKTQEIDVYEANEIIRVILSEDINYLDEVVVVGYGTAKKSSYTGSVAVVGARELEKLEITSVGKALQGTVPGLQSVSSAGQPGSDASLYVRGIGSVNASTSPLYVVDGVPGANPNQISGKDIQSISILKDATASALYGSRGANGVIVITTKSGNLNTKPVVNFSSSVGFTSRAVKDYEYLSANEYYELQWEAIRNTQSDQGRTAAEAAQYATDYLVDGALKVNIYGPQYPKPVGTDGKLVAGATPLWNDDWGKAISRLGIRQQYDLSVSGGSANTRYFLSGGYLNEEGWIRTAEYERFNFRTNIQSKINNWFEIGGNASLSSSYQRSPNQSDSNTGNFANFQRLISNIYPVYERNPDGSYVLDENGNKKWDYGVWRPTTAASGVNILGSAEHAISGSKTEAALLSTNFNITFLPGLLWKTTASVDYRTGSSHSYSHSYYSTGVISEGAGTASRSASRTLNYTVNSFIDYSFGLGKSHSFNLLAGPEIYVNNVSSLSGSRTGFQVLGKTEPSAGSTSGIFYGTSDNYRLASWLSKLDYNLLDRYHFSASYRRDGSSRFSKESRWGNFWSVGAAWNVKRENFLQHVRDIDNLNLRFSYGAQGNDNVGNYAYGGFYEIYNSLDMLGLLPSELPTPELKWETNLNLNFGIDISLFENRLIAQIDVYNRQSKDLLFEKPLSPSTGYSGINANIGSLSNRGIDGQITGTPIRNKDFNWDITLNFGHYTNKITKLPQEEILTGSIGQFGNTKKMVEGGSVYDFYIKEWAGVNPENGKATWYKDIVDENGNVTGRTTTEDQTEATQYFQGSSLPDFYGGLNNRISYKGFELSFLLSYSIGGKIFDGDQPFIMHLGYAPGRNWSKEALTRWTPENRDTDFPRLSYVSDPWNTIPSTRFLYSATYARLKNVVFSYSFPQQLLSNWNLSDLRLYLTGDNILTFFGHKGLDPEQTVSGSTFYRYPAQKSYSLGINVSF, encoded by the coding sequence ATGACAAATGTATCACTTTTTTACAGGAACAGAAGATTATCCCTCATATTAAAAAAAGGTATTTACGTTTTTTTAATCCTTCTTTTGTGTTCTTTCAGTACTTATGGGCAGGAAACCATACGGGGTACAGTCGTTGATAAAGAGAATCATCCGCTTCCCGGAGTTGCTGTTGCTATAAAATCGACCACTATCGGAACAGCAACCGATATAGACGGGAATTTCAGTTTTACCACAGACCAATCGCTTCCGCTTACATTGACAATTAACCTTTTGGGTTATAAGACACAGGAAATCGATGTATATGAGGCAAATGAAATCATAAGGGTAATATTGTCGGAAGATATTAATTATCTCGACGAAGTGGTTGTGGTAGGTTATGGTACAGCCAAAAAGTCCAGCTATACGGGATCGGTCGCAGTGGTTGGAGCCAGGGAGTTGGAAAAACTGGAAATCACTTCTGTCGGGAAGGCTTTACAGGGGACGGTCCCGGGACTTCAGTCAGTTTCTTCCGCGGGTCAGCCCGGTAGCGATGCTTCGCTGTATGTGCGCGGGATAGGCTCAGTCAATGCTTCCACATCGCCTCTGTATGTTGTGGATGGTGTTCCCGGAGCAAATCCCAATCAGATAAGCGGGAAAGATATTCAGTCGATATCGATACTGAAGGATGCTACTGCAAGTGCCCTTTATGGATCGAGAGGCGCTAATGGTGTAATCGTTATCACCACTAAATCGGGAAATCTCAACACGAAACCGGTAGTCAATTTTTCGAGTAGTGTGGGGTTTACGAGCCGCGCCGTCAAAGACTACGAGTATCTCTCTGCAAACGAATATTACGAATTGCAATGGGAGGCCATCCGCAATACCCAGTCAGACCAGGGTAGAACTGCTGCAGAAGCTGCTCAATATGCGACCGATTACCTCGTTGACGGTGCACTTAAAGTGAATATCTACGGCCCTCAGTATCCTAAGCCTGTCGGTACGGACGGAAAATTGGTTGCCGGAGCAACGCCGTTATGGAATGACGACTGGGGTAAAGCGATCTCACGACTCGGAATACGTCAGCAATACGATCTGAGTGTCAGTGGTGGAAGTGCTAATACAAGATATTTCCTGTCAGGGGGATATTTAAATGAAGAAGGGTGGATAAGAACTGCTGAATACGAACGTTTCAATTTCCGTACAAACATACAATCGAAGATCAATAACTGGTTCGAGATCGGTGGGAATGCCTCACTTTCGTCGAGTTATCAAAGATCTCCCAACCAAAGCGACAGTAATACGGGAAACTTTGCCAATTTCCAACGCCTTATTTCCAATATTTATCCTGTTTACGAACGTAATCCCGATGGTTCGTACGTGTTGGACGAAAACGGGAATAAAAAATGGGATTATGGCGTATGGCGTCCCACTACAGCCGCCAGCGGAGTGAATATTCTCGGAAGTGCGGAACATGCCATATCGGGTAGTAAAACAGAGGCTGCATTGCTTAGCACAAACTTCAATATCACTTTTCTACCCGGTTTATTGTGGAAGACGACAGCAAGTGTCGATTACAGGACAGGAAGTTCGCACTCTTATTCCCATTCCTATTACAGCACGGGGGTAATATCCGAAGGTGCAGGTACTGCCAGCAGGAGCGCAAGCCGCACACTCAACTATACGGTCAACAGTTTTATCGATTATAGCTTTGGCCTGGGTAAATCACATTCCTTTAACCTGCTTGCCGGGCCGGAAATATATGTAAATAATGTATCATCATTGTCAGGAAGCCGCACCGGCTTCCAGGTATTGGGTAAAACCGAACCTTCGGCAGGTTCCACAAGCGGCATCTTCTACGGAACTTCCGACAATTACCGGTTGGCAAGTTGGTTGAGTAAACTGGATTACAATCTTCTTGATCGTTATCATTTCTCTGCCAGTTACCGCCGTGATGGCTCTTCACGTTTTAGTAAGGAGTCGCGCTGGGGTAATTTCTGGTCGGTGGGCGCCGCCTGGAATGTGAAGAGGGAAAATTTCCTGCAGCATGTGAGGGATATCGACAACCTAAACCTTCGTTTCAGCTACGGAGCACAAGGTAACGACAATGTGGGTAATTATGCTTACGGCGGTTTTTATGAGATCTATAACAGTCTGGATATGCTGGGATTATTGCCGTCTGAGCTTCCAACGCCCGAATTGAAATGGGAAACAAACTTAAATCTCAATTTCGGGATAGATATTTCCCTGTTCGAGAACCGGTTGATCGCCCAGATCGATGTGTATAACCGGCAATCGAAAGACTTGCTGTTTGAAAAACCGCTTTCTCCTTCCACCGGTTATAGCGGCATCAATGCCAATATCGGTTCATTGAGCAACAGAGGTATCGACGGGCAGATAACCGGTACGCCTATCCGGAATAAAGATTTCAATTGGGATATTACTCTCAACTTCGGACATTATACCAATAAAATAACCAAATTGCCCCAGGAAGAAATACTTACAGGTTCGATAGGACAATTCGGAAATACCAAGAAAATGGTAGAAGGTGGCTCGGTCTATGACTTTTATATCAAGGAATGGGCGGGAGTCAATCCTGAAAATGGGAAAGCCACATGGTATAAAGATATTGTTGACGAAAATGGAAATGTAACCGGACGGACTACTACCGAAGATCAGACAGAAGCCACACAGTACTTCCAGGGAAGTTCATTGCCTGATTTTTATGGTGGTTTGAACAACCGGATTTCCTATAAAGGATTTGAACTGTCATTCCTTTTATCGTATAGTATAGGAGGTAAGATATTTGATGGCGACCAACCGTTTATCATGCATTTGGGATATGCACCCGGCCGGAACTGGTCGAAAGAAGCACTTACGCGTTGGACCCCGGAAAACAGAGATACCGATTTTCCCCGCCTCTCTTATGTCTCCGACCCGTGGAATACAATTCCATCGACTCGATTTCTATATAGCGCTACGTATGCACGCCTGAAAAATGTTGTTTTTTCCTATTCATTCCCACAGCAATTATTATCGAACTGGAAT